One Amycolatopsis thermophila DNA segment encodes these proteins:
- a CDS encoding nitroreductase family deazaflavin-dependent oxidoreductase: protein MSSAIDLHGQPHVDRYLETDGEDGFHWRNGTTILILFTKGRKSGEQRTHALIFREHEGAYLVVASKGGTDTPPAWFLNLQADPHVEVQIKGDRFPATARVATAAEKPAMWAKMTEVWPDYDEYQKKTSREIPVVVLEPVTQS from the coding sequence ATGAGTTCCGCGATCGACCTCCACGGGCAGCCGCACGTCGACCGGTACCTCGAAACCGACGGCGAGGACGGTTTCCACTGGCGCAACGGGACGACGATCCTGATCCTGTTCACGAAGGGCCGCAAGTCCGGTGAGCAGCGCACGCACGCGCTGATCTTCCGCGAGCACGAGGGCGCCTACCTGGTCGTCGCCTCCAAGGGCGGCACGGACACCCCGCCGGCGTGGTTTCTCAACCTGCAGGCCGATCCGCACGTCGAGGTGCAGATCAAGGGCGATCGCTTCCCGGCGACCGCCCGCGTCGCCACGGCGGCGGAGAAGCCCGCGATGTGGGCGAAGATGACCGAGGTCTGGCCCGACTACGACGAGTACCAGAAGAAGACCAGCCGGGAGATCCCGGTGGTGGTCCTGGAGCCGGTCACTCAGAGCTGA
- a CDS encoding CaiB/BaiF CoA transferase family protein, producing MGPLAGIRVLELAGIGPGPHAAMVLADLGADVVRVERPAGGLQVLPPQARDHLLRGRRSIAADLKTAEGKDLVGRLVEKADVLLEGFRPGVAERLGVGPEDCFARNPRLVYGRMTGWGQQGPRANQAGHDINYISLTGALHAVRDTAGKPVPPLNLVGDFGGGSMFLVTGVLAALVERDRSGRGQVVDAAMVDGASVLMQMVWALRAQGAWADEPGTNLLDTGCPYYDTYRCADGEYIAVGALEPQFYAELLKGLGLDGEDLPAQGDRSGWPRLRARFTEVIASRTRDEWAAVFAGTDACVTPVLSLAEATRDEHLTARGSLREVNGAVQAAPAPRFSRTPAADPKPPTAPGADTDQVIRDWGLDG from the coding sequence ATGGGGCCGCTGGCCGGGATCAGGGTGCTGGAGCTGGCGGGGATCGGCCCGGGCCCGCACGCGGCGATGGTCCTCGCGGACCTCGGCGCCGACGTGGTGCGCGTCGAGCGGCCCGCCGGGGGCCTGCAGGTGCTGCCGCCGCAGGCGCGGGACCACCTGCTGCGCGGACGGCGCTCGATCGCGGCGGACCTGAAGACCGCCGAGGGCAAGGACCTGGTCGGACGGCTGGTGGAGAAGGCCGACGTGCTGCTGGAGGGCTTCCGGCCCGGTGTGGCCGAGCGGCTGGGCGTCGGGCCCGAGGACTGTTTCGCCCGCAACCCGCGCCTGGTCTACGGCCGCATGACCGGCTGGGGCCAGCAGGGTCCGAGGGCGAACCAGGCCGGGCACGACATCAACTACATCTCCCTGACCGGCGCCCTGCACGCGGTGCGGGACACCGCGGGCAAGCCGGTGCCGCCGCTGAACCTGGTGGGCGATTTCGGCGGCGGCTCGATGTTCCTGGTCACCGGCGTGCTCGCCGCGCTGGTGGAGCGGGACCGCTCCGGCCGCGGCCAGGTGGTCGACGCGGCGATGGTCGACGGCGCGAGCGTGCTGATGCAGATGGTGTGGGCGCTGCGCGCGCAGGGCGCGTGGGCCGACGAGCCCGGCACGAACCTGCTCGACACCGGCTGCCCCTACTACGACACCTACCGCTGCGCCGACGGCGAGTACATCGCGGTGGGCGCGCTGGAGCCGCAGTTCTACGCCGAGCTGCTCAAGGGGCTGGGCCTGGACGGCGAGGACCTGCCCGCGCAGGGCGACCGGTCGGGCTGGCCCCGCTTGCGCGCACGGTTCACCGAGGTGATCGCCTCGCGGACGCGCGACGAGTGGGCGGCGGTGTTCGCCGGGACGGACGCGTGCGTGACGCCGGTGCTGTCGCTGGCCGAGGCGACCCGTGACGAGCACCTGACCGCGCGCGGGTCGCTGCGCGAGGTCAACGGCGCGGTTCAGGCCGCGCCCGCGCCCCGGTTCTCCCGCACGCCCGCCGCCGACCCGAAGCCGCCCACCGCGCCGGGCGCGGACACCGATCAGGTGATCAGGGACTGGGGCCTGGATGGGTAG
- a CDS encoding ChaB family protein → MPGREALPSTLKRSSKKAQDTWVKTHDSAVETYGEGRRAHQTAYASLKHSFEKVGDHWEEKGRKGPSDKQASRGAGRKPAATAGGVDAKASKQHLYDVAKKLDIKGRSSMNKNELVDAIQKANNRKTAQARS, encoded by the coding sequence ATGCCTGGACGTGAAGCCCTGCCCAGCACGCTGAAGCGGTCTTCGAAGAAGGCGCAGGACACGTGGGTGAAGACCCACGACTCCGCGGTCGAGACCTACGGCGAGGGCCGGCGCGCGCACCAGACGGCGTACGCGTCGCTGAAGCACTCGTTCGAGAAGGTCGGCGACCACTGGGAGGAGAAGGGCCGCAAGGGCCCGTCGGACAAGCAGGCCAGCCGCGGCGCGGGCCGCAAACCGGCCGCGACCGCCGGGGGCGTGGACGCCAAGGCCAGCAAGCAGCACCTGTACGACGTGGCCAAGAAACTGGACATCAAGGGCCGTTCGTCGATGAACAAGAACGAACTGGTCGACGCGATCCAGAAGGCCAACAACCGCAAGACAGCCCAGGCCCGCAGCTAG
- a CDS encoding SDR family oxidoreductase → MGQPPQQQEPPGVTHEMEPGPKDRMEGYTGRGLLRDKRTLVTGGDSGIGRSVAIAFAKEGADVAIAYLEERSDAEETAELVRKEGRQCLLLPGDLASREQCRKVVDDTVREFGGLDVLVNNVATQQELDAPEDLTEEQWMRTFDVNIHSYFRVTHAALPHLREGSSIINTASVNGLRGNKSLIDYSATKGAVIAWTYAMAQALADRGVRINAVAPGPVWTPLIPATMSPGHVEKFGQQVPMGRAAQPDELAPSYVFFAANQLSSYYTGEVLAALGGETLPG, encoded by the coding sequence ATGGGACAGCCACCCCAGCAGCAGGAACCGCCGGGCGTGACGCACGAGATGGAGCCCGGGCCGAAGGACCGCATGGAGGGCTACACCGGGCGCGGGTTGCTGCGCGACAAGCGCACGCTGGTCACCGGCGGGGACTCGGGCATCGGGCGGTCGGTCGCGATCGCGTTCGCCAAGGAGGGCGCCGACGTCGCGATCGCCTACCTGGAGGAGCGTTCCGACGCCGAGGAGACCGCGGAGCTGGTGCGCAAGGAGGGCCGCCAGTGCCTGCTCCTGCCCGGTGACCTGGCCTCGCGCGAGCAGTGCCGCAAGGTCGTCGACGACACGGTGCGGGAGTTCGGCGGGCTGGACGTGCTGGTCAACAACGTGGCCACCCAGCAGGAGCTGGACGCGCCGGAGGACCTGACCGAGGAGCAGTGGATGCGCACGTTCGACGTGAACATCCACAGCTACTTCCGGGTGACGCACGCCGCGCTGCCGCACCTGCGGGAGGGTTCGTCGATCATCAACACCGCGTCGGTGAACGGGCTGCGCGGCAACAAGTCGCTGATCGACTACTCGGCCACCAAGGGCGCGGTGATCGCCTGGACCTACGCGATGGCCCAGGCACTGGCCGACCGCGGTGTCCGTATCAACGCGGTCGCGCCGGGTCCGGTGTGGACACCGCTGATCCCGGCCACCATGTCGCCGGGGCACGTGGAGAAGTTCGGGCAGCAGGTGCCGATGGGCCGCGCGGCGCAGCCGGACGAGCTGGCACCGTCCTATGTGTTCTTCGCCGCGAACCAGCTGTCCTCGTACTACACCGGCGAGGTGCTCGCCGCGCTCGGCGGCGAGACGCTGCCGGGCTGA
- a CDS encoding NAD-dependent epimerase/dehydratase family protein: MNSPASTGLRVVVTGASGNIGTSTVQALGRDPGVASIVGVVRREPERTPPKVRWHTADLAEDQVNHVVRGADVVIHLAWLFQPSHDPALTWRSNVLGAIRVFEAAAREQVPALVYSSSVGAYSPGPKDRPVPESWPTHGWPGAAYPREKAYLERYLDGFERANPDMRVVRLRPGFVFKREAASEQRRLFAGPFIPGSLVRPALIPVIPDVPGLRLQAVHSADIGEAFRLAALKDVHGAFNVAADPVVDAPALARLLGARTVPVPAWALRAAVAAGWYAHLLPASPGLLDTVLRLPIMDTTRARDELGWIPRHDSLQAIGEFLSGLRRGVGMDTPPLAPDDAGRRLHEVNTGIGSRP, encoded by the coding sequence ATGAACTCGCCAGCGAGCACCGGCCTGCGCGTGGTGGTCACCGGGGCCAGCGGCAACATCGGCACCAGCACCGTGCAGGCCCTCGGCCGCGACCCCGGGGTCGCCTCGATCGTCGGGGTGGTCCGCCGCGAACCGGAGCGGACACCGCCGAAGGTGCGGTGGCACACCGCCGACCTGGCCGAGGACCAGGTCAACCACGTGGTGCGCGGCGCCGACGTGGTCATCCACCTGGCCTGGCTGTTCCAGCCCTCCCACGACCCCGCGCTGACCTGGCGATCCAATGTGCTGGGCGCGATCCGGGTCTTCGAGGCCGCCGCCCGCGAGCAGGTGCCCGCCCTGGTGTACTCGTCCTCGGTCGGCGCGTACTCGCCCGGCCCGAAGGACCGGCCGGTGCCCGAGTCCTGGCCCACCCACGGCTGGCCCGGCGCGGCCTACCCGCGCGAGAAGGCCTACCTGGAGCGTTACCTGGACGGCTTCGAGAGGGCCAACCCGGACATGCGGGTGGTGCGGCTGCGGCCGGGGTTCGTCTTCAAACGCGAAGCCGCCTCCGAGCAGCGGCGCCTGTTCGCCGGGCCGTTCATCCCCGGCAGCCTGGTCCGGCCCGCGCTGATCCCGGTCATCCCGGACGTGCCGGGGCTGCGCCTGCAGGCGGTGCACTCCGCCGACATCGGCGAGGCGTTCCGGCTGGCCGCCCTCAAGGACGTGCACGGCGCGTTCAACGTCGCCGCCGACCCGGTGGTCGACGCACCCGCGCTGGCCCGCCTGCTCGGTGCCCGCACCGTCCCCGTGCCCGCGTGGGCGCTACGGGCCGCGGTCGCCGCCGGCTGGTACGCCCACCTGCTGCCCGCCTCGCCGGGCCTGCTCGACACCGTGCTGCGGCTGCCGATCATGGACACCACCCGCGCCCGTGACGAGCTCGGCTGGATCCCGCGCCACGACAGCCTCCAGGCGATCGGCGAGTTCCTCAGCGGGCTCCGCCGCGGCGTCGGCATGGACACCCCGCCCCTGGCGCCCGACGACGCGGGCCGGCGTCTGCACGAGGTGAACACCGGGATCGGCTCCCGGCCCTGA
- a CDS encoding M20/M25/M40 family metallo-hydrolase: protein MSIETAADEAVTLTSELIRIDTTNTGDPDTLVGEKAAAEFVAEKLTEVGYEIEYVESGGRNRHNVFARLTGADPGRGALLVHGHLDVVPADPSEWSVHPFSGAVQDGYVWGRGAVDMKDMLGIMLALARHYKRENVVPPRDIIFAFLADEEAGGKFGAQWLVENRRDLFEGATEAISEVGGFSINLKDDVRTYVVETAEKGIRWMKLRVRGTAGHGSMIHRDNAVTKLSAAVARLGQHRFPLVLTDSVREFLAGVTEITGWDFPEDDIDGAVAKLGNISRMIGATLRDTANPTMLTAGYKSNVIPSVAEAAVDCRILPGREEAFNRELDEILGPDIEKEWMELPPVETTFDGALVDAMTASLVAEDPGAKVLPYMLSGGTDAKSFQTLGIRNFGFVPLQLPADLDFSGLFHGVDERVPVEALKFGTRVLDRFFRAS from the coding sequence GTGAGCATCGAGACCGCGGCCGACGAGGCCGTCACGCTGACCAGCGAACTGATCCGCATCGACACCACCAACACCGGTGATCCGGACACGCTGGTGGGGGAGAAGGCGGCCGCGGAGTTCGTCGCGGAGAAGCTCACCGAGGTCGGCTACGAGATCGAGTACGTGGAGTCCGGCGGGCGGAACCGGCACAACGTGTTCGCCCGCCTCACCGGTGCCGACCCCGGCCGCGGCGCGCTGCTCGTGCACGGCCACCTCGACGTCGTGCCCGCCGACCCCTCCGAGTGGTCGGTGCACCCGTTCTCCGGCGCGGTGCAGGACGGTTACGTGTGGGGCCGCGGCGCCGTGGACATGAAGGACATGCTCGGCATCATGCTGGCGCTGGCCCGCCACTACAAGCGCGAGAACGTCGTGCCGCCGCGCGACATCATCTTCGCCTTCCTGGCCGACGAGGAGGCCGGCGGCAAGTTCGGCGCCCAGTGGCTGGTGGAGAACCGGCGCGACCTGTTCGAGGGGGCGACCGAGGCGATCAGCGAGGTCGGCGGCTTCTCGATCAACCTCAAGGACGACGTGCGCACCTACGTCGTGGAGACCGCCGAGAAGGGCATCCGGTGGATGAAGCTGCGCGTGCGCGGCACCGCCGGCCACGGCTCGATGATCCACCGCGACAACGCGGTCACGAAGCTGTCGGCCGCCGTCGCCCGCCTCGGGCAGCACCGGTTCCCGCTCGTGCTCACCGACTCGGTGCGCGAGTTCCTCGCCGGGGTCACCGAGATCACCGGCTGGGACTTCCCCGAGGACGACATCGACGGGGCCGTGGCCAAGCTGGGCAACATCTCGCGCATGATCGGGGCGACCCTGCGCGACACCGCCAACCCGACGATGCTCACCGCCGGCTACAAGTCGAACGTGATCCCCTCGGTCGCCGAGGCCGCGGTGGACTGCCGCATCCTGCCCGGGCGCGAGGAGGCGTTCAACCGCGAGCTCGACGAGATCCTCGGCCCGGACATCGAGAAGGAGTGGATGGAGCTCCCCCCGGTCGAAACGACGTTCGACGGTGCGCTGGTGGACGCGATGACCGCGTCGCTCGTGGCGGAGGACCCGGGCGCGAAGGTGCTGCCCTACATGCTCTCCGGCGGCACCGACGCCAAGTCGTTCCAGACCCTGGGCATCCGCAACTTCGGGTTCGTGCCGCTGCAGCTGCCCGCGGACCTCGACTTCTCCGGCCTGTTCCACGGCGTGGACGAGCGGGTGCCGGTCGAGGCGCTGAAGTTCGGGACGCGCGTGCTGGACCGCTTCTTCCGCGCCTCGTGA
- a CDS encoding MFS transporter, protein MTSDVRTLPTGFGRLWTAQTISSLGDGVTHAALPLLALTLTREPMPLAVVTAAGTLPWLLFGVLGGALVDRWDRRRTTWVADAARAVLLAIPAAAAVLDVPSIPLLAGGRAVPLLADAVSFMLSALLVRTLPVMPRPVPEVRESLLRQARAGASYVFRNRVLLGLALRPAVGNVAFLAVETVLALFARDRLGIDTYGFGLLLTAEATGGLLGAGVASYLGRRLGTGTALTCTAAVEGLAILGLAASPNPYAAGLALAVCGAGMGATMVLGPPSARRSSRPTSWAGTPPPPACWPCAPPPSAPSSAAGWPAPSTSARRSTPPRSSSWR, encoded by the coding sequence ATGACCTCAGACGTTCGGACGTTGCCGACCGGGTTCGGACGGCTGTGGACCGCGCAGACGATCTCCTCGCTCGGTGACGGGGTAACGCACGCCGCGCTGCCGCTGCTCGCGTTGACGTTGACACGAGAGCCGATGCCGCTCGCCGTCGTCACAGCCGCGGGGACACTCCCGTGGCTGCTCTTCGGGGTGCTCGGCGGTGCGCTGGTGGACCGCTGGGACCGCCGGCGCACGACGTGGGTGGCGGACGCAGCAAGGGCGGTGCTGCTCGCGATACCCGCGGCAGCGGCCGTGCTCGACGTACCGTCCATTCCGCTGCTCGCGGGCGGGCGGGCTGTCCCGCTGCTGGCCGACGCGGTGTCGTTCATGCTCTCCGCACTGCTCGTCCGTACGCTGCCCGTGATGCCCCGGCCCGTGCCGGAGGTCCGCGAGTCGCTGCTCCGGCAGGCGCGGGCCGGGGCCTCCTACGTCTTCCGGAACCGGGTGCTGCTCGGGCTCGCGCTCCGTCCGGCGGTCGGGAACGTCGCCTTCCTCGCCGTGGAGACCGTCCTCGCCCTCTTCGCGCGCGACCGCCTCGGCATCGACACCTACGGCTTCGGCCTGCTCCTCACCGCGGAGGCCACCGGCGGCCTGCTCGGTGCGGGCGTCGCCTCCTACCTCGGCCGACGACTCGGCACCGGCACCGCACTGACCTGCACGGCCGCCGTCGAGGGGCTTGCCATCCTGGGCCTGGCCGCTTCCCCGAACCCGTACGCGGCCGGGCTGGCGCTCGCCGTCTGCGGGGCCGGCATGGGCGCCACGATGGTGCTGGGCCCTCCCTCCGCCAGGCGATCGTCCCGGCCCACCTCATGGGCCGGGACGCCGCCACCTCCCGCATGCTGGCCATGTGCGCCGCCCCCGTCGGCGCCGTCCTCGGCGGCCGGCTGGCCGGCACCTTCGACATCCGCACGCCGCTCTACGCCGCCGCGGTCCTCCTCCTGGCGATGA
- a CDS encoding DUF5703 family protein, with product MKHQEAVVDEDWEYRRLQLPPGVSRRAAATQLSINAEYGGWELSTVRLYSDGTRRVWLRRKRQPATGLPEVLV from the coding sequence ATGAAGCATCAGGAGGCGGTGGTCGACGAGGACTGGGAGTACCGCCGGCTGCAGTTGCCGCCCGGCGTCTCCCGGCGGGCCGCGGCCACCCAGTTGTCGATCAACGCCGAGTACGGCGGGTGGGAGCTGTCGACGGTCCGCCTGTACTCCGACGGCACGCGACGGGTGTGGCTGCGCCGCAAACGCCAGCCGGCGACCGGCCTGCCCGAAGTCCTCGTCTGA
- a CDS encoding aldo/keto reductase, protein MQKRQLGRSGLRVSRMALGTMSWGAETDADEAASQLVAFVEAGGTLVDTADIYSGGEAERILGGLLGDLVPRDEIVVATKAVARRTDGPFGGGASRGALLSALDGSLRRLGVDHLDLWQLHAWDESVPLEETLSALDHAVHSGKVRYTGACNYSGWQLATAAASGPAGLVATQVEYSLVERGVERELVPAARYHGLGVLPWAPLGRGVLTGKYRKGTPADSRGASAEYAGYVEQHRTERAARIVEAVTTAADGLGVSPLVVALAWVRDRPGVVAPVVGARDTGQLTGSLAAEEIVLPIAISSALDDVSAVEFGYPERGTK, encoded by the coding sequence ATGCAGAAGCGACAGCTGGGCAGGTCGGGGTTGCGGGTCTCCCGGATGGCGCTCGGCACGATGTCCTGGGGCGCGGAGACCGACGCGGACGAGGCGGCCAGCCAGCTCGTCGCGTTCGTCGAGGCGGGCGGGACGCTGGTCGACACGGCCGACATCTACTCCGGCGGCGAGGCCGAGCGCATCCTCGGCGGCCTGTTGGGCGACCTGGTGCCGCGCGACGAGATCGTGGTCGCGACCAAGGCCGTGGCCCGGCGCACCGACGGCCCGTTCGGCGGCGGCGCCTCGCGCGGCGCGTTGCTGTCCGCGCTGGACGGTTCGCTGCGGCGGCTCGGCGTGGACCACCTGGACCTGTGGCAGCTGCACGCGTGGGACGAGTCGGTGCCGCTGGAGGAGACCCTGTCGGCGCTGGACCACGCGGTGCACTCGGGCAAGGTCCGCTACACCGGGGCCTGCAACTACTCCGGCTGGCAGCTGGCCACCGCGGCGGCGAGCGGGCCGGCGGGCCTGGTGGCGACGCAGGTGGAGTACTCGCTGGTGGAGCGGGGCGTGGAGCGGGAGCTGGTCCCGGCCGCGCGCTACCACGGGCTCGGCGTGCTGCCGTGGGCGCCGCTGGGGCGGGGTGTGCTGACGGGCAAGTACCGCAAGGGCACCCCGGCGGATTCGCGGGGCGCGTCCGCGGAGTACGCCGGGTACGTCGAGCAGCACCGCACCGAGCGGGCGGCGCGGATCGTGGAGGCCGTCACCACCGCGGCCGACGGGCTGGGGGTGTCGCCGCTGGTGGTGGCGCTGGCGTGGGTGCGGGACCGGCCGGGTGTGGTCGCGCCGGTGGTCGGGGCGCGCGACACCGGCCAGCTGACCGGGTCGCTGGCGGCGGAGGAGATCGTGCTGCCGATCGCGATCTCCTCGGCGCTGGACGACGTCAGCGCGGTCGAGTTCGGTTACCCCGAGCGGGGCACGAAGTGA
- a CDS encoding undecaprenyl-diphosphate phosphatase, whose product MGWFEALVLGLVQGLTEFLPISSSAHLRITAALAGWGDPGAAFTAVTQIGTELAVILYFSKKIGKILTAWWRSLHRREARHEPDARLGWLIIVGSIPIVVLGLLFQDAIDHAFRDLRLTATMLIGFGILLLIADRVGRQYRTLDHLTVPHGLGYGLAQAMALIPGVSRSGGTVTAGLFLGYTRAEATEYAFLLALPAVFGSGLYKLTDIGGGDSPQWGPTILATLVAFGVGYAVIAWLMNFIKTKSYVPFVVYRIVLGVLLIVLVATGVLDPDAGPAM is encoded by the coding sequence ATGGGCTGGTTCGAAGCACTCGTCCTCGGCCTGGTCCAGGGCCTGACCGAGTTCCTCCCGATCTCCTCCAGCGCCCACCTGCGCATCACCGCCGCGCTGGCCGGCTGGGGCGACCCCGGTGCGGCGTTCACCGCGGTCACCCAGATCGGCACCGAGCTGGCGGTGATCCTGTACTTCTCGAAGAAGATCGGCAAGATCCTCACCGCCTGGTGGCGTTCGCTCCACCGGCGCGAAGCGCGCCACGAACCGGACGCCCGGCTCGGCTGGCTGATCATCGTCGGGTCGATCCCGATCGTGGTGCTCGGCCTGCTGTTCCAGGACGCCATCGACCACGCCTTCCGCGACCTGCGGCTGACCGCCACCATGCTGATCGGGTTCGGCATCCTGCTGCTCATCGCCGACCGCGTCGGCCGCCAGTACCGGACGCTGGACCACCTCACCGTGCCGCACGGCCTGGGTTACGGCCTGGCCCAGGCGATGGCCCTGATCCCCGGCGTGTCCCGGTCCGGCGGCACCGTCACCGCCGGCCTGTTCCTCGGCTACACCCGCGCCGAGGCCACCGAGTACGCCTTCCTGCTCGCGCTGCCCGCCGTGTTCGGGTCGGGCCTGTACAAGCTGACCGACATCGGCGGCGGCGACAGCCCGCAGTGGGGACCCACGATCCTGGCGACCCTGGTGGCGTTCGGCGTCGGCTACGCGGTCATCGCGTGGCTGATGAACTTCATCAAGACCAAGAGCTACGTGCCGTTCGTGGTGTACCGGATCGTCCTCGGCGTGCTGCTCATCGTGCTGGTCGCCACCGGCGTCCTTGATCCGGACGCGGGTCCGGCCATGTAG
- a CDS encoding histidine phosphatase family protein, translating to MATVILLRHGRSTANGSGVLAGRTPKVGLDDTGRAQARALVERLAGVPLAEVVVSPMLRCKNTVAPLVAERGLTRTVDPRLSEVDYGEWTGRELKTLVKEPLWRVVQAHPSAAVFPGGEGLAGMQARAVTAVREHDARISAEHGDHAVWLLCSHGDVLKSILADALGQHLDSFQRIVVDPASVSVVRYTEVRPFVVRINDHSSDLTGVVPPAPKRGRKKKTTSSDAEIGGSTGQKGRAG from the coding sequence GTGGCTACCGTGATCCTGCTCCGGCACGGCCGCTCGACCGCCAACGGGTCGGGCGTGCTGGCCGGGCGGACCCCCAAGGTCGGGCTCGACGACACCGGCCGCGCCCAGGCGCGGGCGCTCGTCGAACGGCTGGCCGGCGTCCCGCTGGCCGAGGTCGTGGTCTCGCCGATGCTGCGCTGCAAGAACACCGTGGCCCCGCTCGTCGCCGAGCGGGGCCTGACCCGCACCGTCGACCCCCGCCTGTCCGAAGTGGACTACGGCGAGTGGACCGGCCGCGAGCTGAAGACCCTGGTCAAGGAGCCGCTGTGGCGGGTCGTGCAGGCCCACCCGTCGGCCGCGGTGTTCCCCGGCGGCGAGGGCCTGGCCGGCATGCAGGCCCGCGCCGTCACCGCCGTGCGCGAGCACGACGCGCGCATCAGCGCCGAGCACGGCGACCACGCGGTCTGGCTGCTGTGCAGCCACGGTGACGTGCTCAAGTCCATCCTGGCCGACGCGCTGGGCCAGCACCTGGACTCGTTCCAGCGGATCGTGGTCGACCCCGCGTCGGTGTCGGTCGTCCGCTACACCGAGGTGCGCCCGTTCGTGGTGCGGATCAACGACCACAGCTCGGACCTGACCGGGGTGGTGCCACCGGCACCGAAGCGCGGTAGGAAGAAGAAGACGACGTCCTCCGACGCGGAGATCGGGGGGTCGACAGGACAGAAGGGCCGCGCTGGATGA